One genomic window of Kaistia geumhonensis includes the following:
- a CDS encoding 4a-hydroxytetrahydrobiopterin dehydratase encodes MTRLEGTLRDEALATLEAAWHEADGRDALTRRFDFRDFSEAFAFMTRVALAAEAMGHHPEWSNVYRTVTITLTTHDAGGLTDKDIALAAAIDRIASQSV; translated from the coding sequence ATGACCCGGCTCGAAGGCACCCTGCGCGACGAAGCCCTCGCGACACTCGAAGCCGCCTGGCACGAGGCCGACGGACGCGACGCGCTGACGCGGCGATTCGACTTCCGCGACTTTTCCGAAGCCTTCGCCTTCATGACGCGGGTCGCTCTGGCGGCGGAGGCTATGGGCCATCATCCCGAATGGTCGAATGTCTACCGTACCGTGACGATCACGCTCACGACGCATGATGCCGGCGGCCTGACGGACAAGGACATCGCCCTCGCCGCGGCCATCGACCGGATCGCGAGCCAGTCAGTCTGA
- the thpR gene encoding RNA 2',3'-cyclic phosphodiesterase, producing the protein MPRLFTALEVPVEVGERLSLLRGGLPGARWIDADFYHVTLRFIGDIDFRTADEVAEALSRVRRREIQLQLDGLSAFGTSKPHSIVARVTPSRALAELQAEHERIMQRIGLPAEGRRFMPHVTLARLRGTSEREVASYLALRGGFYAPPFTASRFVLFSSRDSVGGGPYLVEHSYPLAVAA; encoded by the coding sequence ATGCCGCGCCTGTTCACTGCCCTCGAAGTTCCGGTGGAGGTGGGCGAGAGGCTGAGCCTTCTTCGCGGCGGCCTGCCCGGCGCACGGTGGATCGACGCGGACTTCTATCATGTGACGCTACGCTTCATCGGCGACATCGATTTCCGCACGGCGGACGAGGTCGCCGAGGCTCTGTCCCGCGTCCGCCGGCGGGAAATCCAGCTCCAACTCGACGGACTCAGCGCATTCGGGACGTCGAAACCGCATTCGATCGTCGCGCGAGTCACACCGAGCCGGGCGCTTGCCGAACTGCAGGCCGAGCACGAACGCATCATGCAGCGGATCGGGCTGCCGGCGGAGGGTCGGCGCTTCATGCCGCATGTGACGCTGGCGCGGCTGCGCGGGACCAGCGAGCGGGAGGTCGCGTCCTATCTGGCGTTGCGCGGCGGCTTCTATGCGCCGCCTTTCACGGCGAGCCGATTCGTTCTGTTCTCCTCGCGCGATTCGGTCGGCGGCGGCCCCTATCTCGTCGAGCACAGCTATCCGCTGGCGGTGGCGGCATGA
- a CDS encoding aldo/keto reductase — protein sequence MEYRSLGRTDLRVSAICLGTMTWGQQNTEAEGHRQMDFALDRGINFLDTAELYSIPPRAETSGATERIIGSWLKARGNRDKVVIASKVVGRTDMDWFRGGRSSRLVRAGIQHAIDGSLERLGTDYIDLYQLHWPDRTVTQWGSNPVRYKHPVPAADEVPIEETLDVLADLVAAGKIRHVGLSNESSWGTMRFVAAAEAGKGPRVVSIQNAYNLLNRTFEVNLAEVALREDVGLLAYSPLAQGYLSGKYQNGARPAGARSTLFNRGQRYETPGAHEAIDDYLAVARDFGLDPSQMALAFVTSRSFVTSNIIGATTMAQLEADIASIDVVITPEIEARLDAVHQLRGNPSP from the coding sequence ATGGAATACCGTTCGCTCGGTCGGACCGACCTTCGCGTGTCCGCCATCTGCCTCGGCACGATGACCTGGGGCCAGCAGAACACGGAGGCGGAAGGCCATCGGCAGATGGACTTCGCGCTCGACCGCGGCATCAACTTCCTCGATACCGCCGAACTCTACTCGATCCCGCCGCGCGCCGAGACCTCCGGCGCGACCGAACGGATCATCGGCTCGTGGCTGAAGGCGCGCGGCAACCGCGACAAGGTCGTCATCGCGTCCAAGGTGGTCGGTCGGACCGACATGGACTGGTTCCGCGGCGGCCGTTCCTCACGCCTCGTGCGCGCCGGCATCCAGCATGCCATCGACGGCAGCCTCGAGCGGCTCGGCACCGACTACATCGATCTCTACCAGCTGCACTGGCCCGACCGTACGGTGACGCAGTGGGGCAGCAATCCCGTCCGCTACAAGCACCCTGTCCCGGCCGCCGACGAGGTGCCGATCGAGGAGACGCTCGACGTGCTGGCCGATCTGGTCGCCGCCGGCAAGATTCGCCATGTCGGCCTTTCAAACGAGAGCAGCTGGGGCACGATGCGCTTCGTCGCCGCGGCCGAGGCCGGCAAGGGGCCTCGGGTGGTGTCGATCCAGAACGCCTACAACCTCCTCAACCGCACCTTCGAGGTGAACCTCGCGGAGGTCGCGCTTCGTGAGGATGTCGGCCTCCTCGCCTACTCGCCGCTCGCGCAGGGCTATCTCTCGGGCAAGTACCAGAACGGTGCCCGGCCTGCCGGTGCCCGGTCGACGCTCTTCAACCGCGGCCAGCGCTACGAGACGCCTGGTGCACATGAGGCGATCGACGATTATCTCGCCGTCGCGCGCGACTTCGGTCTCGACCCGTCGCAGATGGCCCTCGCCTTCGTCACCAGCCGCTCCTTCGTCACGTCGAACATCATCGGCGCCACGACGATGGCACAGCTCGAAGCGGATATCGCGAGCATCGACGTCGTCATCACGCCGGAGATCGAGGCGCGCCTCGACGCCGTGCACCAGCTGCGCGGCAATCCGTCCCCCTGA
- a CDS encoding arylesterase has protein sequence MVMIKTLLPALALGLAALFAPASTSAAPVRILALGDSLTAGYGLGPEDGFTVQLEKALRAKGLDVTVINAGVSGDTASGGLARLDWALGDGADAAIVELGANDMLRGMDVAGTRAALDAILTKLGKREIPVLLAGMLAAPNLGPDYQSRFDAMYPELAKEHGAMLYPFFLDGVAAQRQLLQGDGLHPNAEGVALIVERMLPSVERLVAEASAPR, from the coding sequence ATGGTGATGATAAAGACCCTGCTGCCGGCTCTGGCGCTCGGACTTGCGGCGCTTTTCGCGCCGGCTTCCACCTCCGCCGCGCCGGTCAGGATCCTCGCGCTCGGCGACAGTCTGACGGCCGGCTACGGCCTCGGTCCCGAGGACGGCTTCACGGTGCAGCTTGAAAAGGCGCTACGGGCGAAAGGGCTGGACGTCACGGTCATCAATGCAGGCGTGTCAGGTGACACCGCGTCCGGCGGCCTCGCGCGCCTCGACTGGGCGCTGGGCGACGGCGCCGACGCGGCAATCGTCGAACTCGGCGCCAACGACATGCTGCGCGGCATGGACGTAGCCGGTACCCGCGCGGCGCTCGACGCCATCCTGACGAAGCTCGGCAAGCGCGAAATTCCCGTCCTGCTCGCCGGCATGCTCGCCGCCCCGAATCTCGGGCCCGACTACCAGTCGCGGTTCGACGCCATGTATCCCGAGCTCGCGAAGGAACACGGCGCGATGCTCTATCCCTTCTTCCTTGACGGCGTCGCCGCGCAGCGGCAGCTCCTCCAGGGAGACGGCCTTCATCCGAACGCGGAAGGGGTCGCGCTGATCGTCGAACGGATGCTACCCTCCGTCGAACGCCTCGTAGCCGAAGCCTCCGCCCCCCGCTGA
- a CDS encoding ABC transporter ATP-binding protein, giving the protein MGRAALNVSDAASSALISLSDVELSLGSGPARVHILRRVSLDVGPGETVALIGPSGSGKSTLLMAMAGLERIDSGRLLVGGIDLAQQDEDGLARYRGASVGIVFQSFHLIPNMTALENVAVPLELQGRRDAFARAEQELGLVGLGHRLTHYPSALSGGEQQRVAIARALVAEPAVLFADEPTGNLDETTGRQIADLIFETVRRRGTTLVLVTHDNALAARCGRVVRIHSGIIDGAEPVRSAAE; this is encoded by the coding sequence ATAGGACGCGCAGCATTGAACGTCAGCGACGCCGCTTCATCCGCCCTCATTTCGCTATCGGACGTGGAGCTGTCGCTGGGATCGGGACCCGCCCGCGTCCACATTCTCAGAAGAGTCTCGCTCGATGTGGGGCCCGGCGAGACAGTCGCGTTGATCGGGCCTTCGGGCTCCGGCAAGTCGACGCTGCTGATGGCGATGGCAGGTCTTGAGCGCATCGATTCCGGCCGCCTCTTGGTCGGCGGCATCGATCTCGCCCAACAGGACGAGGACGGGCTCGCGCGCTATCGCGGCGCCTCGGTCGGCATCGTCTTCCAGTCCTTCCACCTCATCCCCAACATGACGGCGCTCGAAAACGTTGCCGTGCCGCTGGAGCTGCAGGGCCGGCGCGACGCCTTCGCCCGGGCCGAGCAGGAGCTCGGCCTCGTCGGGCTCGGCCATCGCCTGACGCATTATCCCTCGGCCCTTTCGGGCGGCGAGCAGCAGCGCGTCGCCATCGCCAGGGCGCTGGTCGCGGAGCCGGCAGTTCTCTTTGCCGACGAGCCGACCGGCAATCTCGACGAGACGACGGGACGGCAGATCGCGGACCTCATCTTCGAAACGGTGCGGCGGCGCGGCACGACGCTGGTGCTGGTCACGCATGACAATGCGCTGGCCGCGCGATGTGGCCGCGTCGTCCGCATCCATTCCGGCATCATCGACGGTGCGGAGCCGGTGCGGAGCGCCGCCGAATGA
- a CDS encoding ABC transporter permease, whose amino-acid sequence MIMLARAGRFALRELRGGLSGFFVFLALIALGVAAIAAVGSVSRAMTEGLAREGAVILGGDSAVTLVQRQATPEERAFLEGEGAVSEIASLRGMARRTDGADQALVEIKAVDGAYPLTGSLEVAPGGQSLDAAKPLQALADPELLTRLGLAVGDALDLGAARLTIAGTIVSEPDKLATGLGFGPRLLVTRAALDAAQLLQPGSLVQWSYRVRLAGDADPLAVSKRATEQFPEAGWQIRTRDDASPGLRRNIDQFTQYLTLVGLAALIVGGVGVANAVGSFIDMKRPVIATLRALGASSRFVVAVYFMQIMALAAIGVVIGLAIGAVVPLLAVRLLADVLPVGAETGFYPAELAIAALFGLMTALTFALVPLGRIRDVQPAALFRDIGAGLPARIRWPYLAAAILSAALTAGLAVFFAYDRRIALMFVVAIAGAFLLLRLVGWLVMRGARMAPRARSTEWRFAIGNIHRPGALTASVVLSLGLGLTLLVAIALIDGSLRRQLTGAMPDNGPSFFFLDVPSAEQARFTDFLAEEVPGGTIESVPMLRGRIVSVAGVRAADLKPAPDQAWVLQGDRGVTFSATLPRNSRLVAGEWWLADYSGEPLVSLESRVAEGLGVSLGDSIEVNVLGRPVTAKVANLRQVDWESLAINFVMVFSPNAFAGAPYTVLTTLAYPGGGDPAREATLMKDAGRAFPAITAVRVREALDRVSDILGQLMLAIRIASSVAVAASVLVLAGALAAGHRRRLHDAVILKTLGATRRQLVSAFSLEYGLIGLATAIFGVLAGSLAAYGVVAGVMKQSFYFAAASAVGAAVAAVVVTVVLGLAGTWRLLGQKAAPVLRNL is encoded by the coding sequence ATGATCATGCTCGCCCGTGCCGGCCGTTTTGCGCTCCGCGAGCTTCGCGGCGGGCTCTCCGGCTTCTTCGTCTTTCTGGCGCTGATTGCGCTCGGCGTCGCAGCCATCGCCGCCGTCGGCTCCGTCTCGCGCGCCATGACGGAAGGGCTCGCCCGTGAAGGCGCCGTCATTCTCGGCGGCGACAGCGCGGTGACGCTCGTCCAGCGTCAGGCGACGCCCGAGGAGCGTGCCTTCCTGGAGGGCGAGGGCGCGGTCTCCGAGATTGCGTCGCTGCGCGGCATGGCGCGGCGCACCGACGGCGCCGATCAGGCCCTGGTCGAGATCAAGGCGGTCGACGGCGCCTATCCGCTCACCGGCAGCCTGGAGGTCGCCCCCGGGGGGCAGAGCCTCGATGCGGCGAAACCCTTGCAGGCACTCGCAGATCCGGAGCTGCTCACCCGGCTCGGCCTCGCGGTCGGCGACGCGCTTGATCTCGGCGCGGCGCGCCTCACGATCGCGGGCACGATCGTCAGCGAGCCCGACAAGCTCGCGACCGGCCTCGGCTTCGGCCCGCGACTGCTCGTCACCCGTGCCGCGCTCGACGCCGCGCAGCTCCTGCAGCCCGGCAGCCTCGTGCAGTGGTCGTATCGCGTGCGTCTCGCCGGCGACGCCGATCCGCTCGCGGTTTCGAAGCGCGCGACGGAGCAGTTTCCCGAGGCGGGTTGGCAGATCCGTACACGCGACGACGCATCGCCCGGCCTTCGGCGAAACATCGACCAGTTCACGCAATATCTGACGCTCGTCGGCCTGGCGGCGCTCATCGTCGGCGGCGTCGGCGTCGCCAATGCCGTCGGCTCGTTCATCGACATGAAGCGCCCGGTGATCGCGACGCTCCGCGCCCTCGGCGCCTCGTCCCGCTTCGTGGTCGCCGTCTATTTCATGCAGATCATGGCCCTCGCGGCGATCGGCGTCGTCATCGGCCTCGCGATCGGTGCTGTGGTTCCGCTCCTCGCGGTGCGCCTGCTCGCCGATGTGCTACCGGTCGGAGCCGAAACCGGTTTCTATCCGGCCGAACTCGCCATCGCCGCGCTCTTCGGACTGATGACGGCTCTGACCTTCGCGCTGGTGCCGCTCGGGCGGATCCGCGACGTTCAGCCGGCGGCGCTGTTCCGCGACATCGGAGCCGGGCTTCCGGCGCGGATCCGATGGCCCTACCTCGCCGCCGCCATTCTCTCTGCCGCGCTCACCGCCGGTCTCGCCGTCTTCTTCGCCTATGACCGCCGGATCGCGCTGATGTTCGTCGTCGCGATCGCCGGTGCCTTCCTGCTGCTGCGCCTCGTCGGCTGGCTGGTGATGCGCGGCGCGCGCATGGCCCCGCGGGCGCGCTCGACGGAATGGCGATTCGCGATCGGCAACATCCATCGTCCCGGTGCGCTGACGGCGTCGGTGGTGCTTTCGCTCGGCCTCGGCCTCACATTGCTCGTCGCCATCGCGCTGATCGACGGCAGCCTGCGCCGGCAGCTCACCGGAGCGATGCCGGACAATGGACCGAGCTTCTTCTTCCTCGATGTTCCGAGCGCCGAGCAGGCGCGCTTCACGGACTTCCTCGCCGAGGAGGTGCCCGGCGGCACGATTGAGAGCGTGCCGATGCTGCGCGGGCGCATCGTCAGCGTCGCCGGGGTCAGGGCGGCGGACCTGAAGCCGGCGCCCGACCAGGCCTGGGTGCTGCAGGGCGATCGCGGCGTGACCTTCTCGGCGACGCTTCCGCGCAATTCACGCCTCGTCGCCGGCGAATGGTGGCTCGCCGACTATTCCGGCGAGCCGCTCGTCTCGCTCGAATCGCGCGTCGCCGAGGGGCTAGGCGTCTCGCTGGGCGACAGCATCGAGGTCAATGTGCTCGGCAGGCCTGTGACGGCGAAGGTCGCCAATCTCCGCCAGGTCGACTGGGAGAGCCTCGCCATCAACTTCGTGATGGTGTTCTCGCCCAACGCCTTCGCCGGCGCGCCTTACACGGTTCTGACGACGCTCGCCTATCCGGGTGGCGGCGATCCGGCCCGCGAGGCGACGCTGATGAAGGATGCCGGACGCGCCTTCCCGGCGATCACCGCCGTCCGCGTCCGCGAGGCGCTCGATCGCGTCTCCGACATTCTCGGTCAGCTGATGCTCGCCATCCGCATCGCGTCGTCGGTGGCGGTGGCGGCGTCCGTCCTGGTTCTGGCCGGTGCGCTGGCGGCCGGACATCGGCGCCGCCTGCACGACGCCGTCATCCTGAAGACGCTCGGCGCCACGCGCCGGCAGCTCGTCTCGGCCTTCTCGCTGGAATACGGGCTGATCGGCCTCGCCACGGCGATCTTCGGCGTTCTCGCGGGCTCGCTGGCCGCATACGGCGTCGTCGCCGGCGTCATGAAGCAGAGCTTCTACTTCGCCGCGGCAAGCGCGGTCGGCGCTGCCGTCGCCGCCGTGGTCGTCACAGTGGTGCTCGGC